From one Bacillota bacterium genomic stretch:
- a CDS encoding 4Fe-4S binding protein: MPKGKTIFDYEKCKGCLLCVEFCPQHILYQDKTTLNKAGYNIIKVNDIEKCTGCAFCAMMCPDSVITVEVNK; this comes from the coding sequence ATGCCAAAAGGAAAAACAATATTTGATTATGAAAAATGCAAAGGATGTTTGTTATGTGTGGAATTTTGTCCACAACACATTCTTTACCAAGATAAAACAACCTTAAATAAAGCAGGATATAACATCATCAAAGTAAATGATATAGAAAAATGTACTGGTTGTGCATTTTGTGCAATGATGTGTCCCGATTCTGTTATTACAGTCGAGGTGAATAAATAA
- a CDS encoding 3-methyl-2-oxobutanoate dehydrogenase subunit VorB, whose translation MAKILMKGNEAIALAAIKGGIDAYFGYPITPQNEISEYLSKYLLKNGKIFLQAESEVAAINMVYGAAGAGARVMTSSSSPGIALKQEGISYIAGAELPCVIISVMRGGPGLGGIQPSQADYYQATRGGGNGDYQVIVFAPETIQETIDVVKESFDIADYYRNPVMILVDGLIGQMMESVDFDKTVKTRFIPEKDYITTGTANHLGRNIVNSLFLDPVELEQHNFKLQKKYQKIKNNETKFELINMSQPEYVIVAYGTMARICRSAIELLSEEGINVGMIRPVSLWPYPKAAFKEISEDCKGILCCEMSMGQMLDDVLISNNGKFEVGFFGRVGGMVPEPEEVVQAIKNFKDKVVK comes from the coding sequence ATGGCTAAAATACTTATGAAAGGCAATGAAGCAATTGCCTTAGCAGCAATTAAAGGTGGAATCGATGCTTATTTTGGATATCCAATTACTCCTCAAAATGAAATTTCTGAATATTTATCCAAATATTTATTAAAAAACGGAAAAATCTTTTTACAAGCAGAGTCTGAAGTTGCGGCAATTAATATGGTATATGGAGCAGCAGGAGCAGGAGCTAGAGTTATGACTTCGTCTTCCTCACCCGGAATTGCTTTAAAGCAAGAAGGAATTTCTTATATTGCTGGTGCTGAATTACCATGTGTTATTATTTCTGTAATGCGCGGAGGACCTGGGCTTGGTGGAATTCAACCTTCACAAGCTGATTATTATCAAGCGACAAGAGGCGGAGGAAATGGAGACTATCAAGTTATCGTTTTCGCACCGGAAACCATTCAAGAAACCATAGATGTAGTCAAGGAATCATTTGACATTGCTGATTATTATCGCAATCCAGTTATGATTTTAGTCGATGGGTTAATTGGTCAAATGATGGAATCTGTCGATTTTGATAAAACTGTTAAAACTAGATTTATTCCTGAAAAAGATTATATTACAACAGGAACAGCAAATCATCTTGGAAGAAACATTGTGAATTCATTGTTTTTAGATCCAGTTGAATTAGAGCAACATAATTTTAAGCTACAAAAAAAGTATCAAAAAATTAAAAACAATGAAACAAAATTTGAACTAATTAATATGAGTCAACCAGAATACGTAATTGTTGCTTATGGAACCATGGCAAGAATTTGTCGTTCTGCGATAGAATTATTAAGTGAAGAAGGCATTAATGTAGGAATGATTCGACCTGTTTCATTATGGCCTTATCCTAAAGCAGCATTTAAAGAAATTAGTGAAGATTGTAAAGGCATACTTTGCTGTGAAATGAGCATGGGGCAAATGCTTGATGATGTTTTAATATCCAACAACGGTAAATTTGAAGTTGGATTCTTTGGGCGTGTTGGTGGAATGGTTCCTGAACCTGAGGAAGTTGTTCAAGCCATCAAAAATTTTAAGGATAAGGTGGTTAAATAA
- a CDS encoding MFS transporter gives MEIKYQKSKGLTDKPLTYCPGCTHGIIHKLVAEVLEELDVLGSTVGVASVGCSVFSYQFFNCDMQQAPHGRACAEATGIKRVLPDNIVFTYQGDGDLASIGIAETIHAANRGENITVIFVNNAIYGMTGGQMAPTTLIGQKTTTSPFGRSLEVTGGPIKISEIFSQIDGVAYLERVATYNPKQVIRAKKAIKKAFTYQKEKRGFTLIEVLSTCPVNWGMKPVDALKWVEDAMTPVFPLKVFKDKGEINE, from the coding sequence ATGGAAATCAAATATCAAAAATCAAAAGGCTTAACAGATAAACCATTAACATATTGTCCTGGATGTACTCATGGAATTATTCATAAATTAGTAGCAGAAGTATTAGAAGAACTTGATGTGTTAGGAAGTACTGTGGGTGTTGCAAGCGTAGGATGTTCTGTATTTTCTTATCAATTTTTTAATTGTGATATGCAACAAGCTCCTCATGGTAGAGCCTGTGCAGAGGCAACTGGAATCAAACGGGTTTTACCAGATAATATCGTTTTTACTTATCAAGGAGATGGAGACTTAGCATCTATTGGTATCGCAGAAACGATTCATGCAGCAAATCGCGGAGAAAACATCACAGTCATTTTTGTGAATAACGCAATTTATGGTATGACAGGTGGACAAATGGCTCCGACTACATTAATTGGCCAAAAAACTACAACTTCTCCATTTGGTAGAAGTCTAGAGGTTACAGGAGGTCCGATAAAAATTAGTGAAATCTTTTCACAAATTGATGGAGTTGCCTATCTAGAAAGAGTCGCAACGTATAATCCAAAACAAGTGATAAGAGCAAAAAAAGCCATTAAAAAAGCATTTACTTATCAAAAAGAAAAAAGAGGATTTACATTAATTGAAGTATTATCAACTTGTCCTGTAAACTGGGGAATGAAACCTGTTGATGCCCTTAAATGGGTTGAAGATGCGATGACGCCAGTATTTCCACTTAAAGTCTTTAAGGATAAAGGTGAAATCAATGAATGA
- a CDS encoding 2-oxoacid:acceptor oxidoreductase family protein produces MNDSTNIKVAGFGGQGVMMFGQILAYSATNDELYGLWFPSYGPETRGGTANCSVIISKKTINSPVFQKANHVIAFNAPSLEKFKDKIKENGLILYNSSLVKEHISSDQGVCIGVPINDIAAELGSMQVANMVMMGAYLELTNLFSDQTIQKILHKFLGEKKAHMVDINMEAIQRGKDYIKDSGVTYA; encoded by the coding sequence ATGAATGATTCTACGAATATTAAAGTAGCTGGATTTGGTGGACAAGGAGTCATGATGTTTGGTCAAATTTTAGCCTATAGTGCTACAAATGATGAATTATACGGACTTTGGTTTCCTTCTTATGGACCTGAAACAAGAGGAGGAACTGCAAATTGTTCTGTCATTATCTCTAAAAAAACGATTAATTCACCTGTGTTTCAAAAAGCAAATCATGTTATTGCCTTTAATGCACCATCCCTTGAAAAATTTAAAGATAAAATCAAAGAAAATGGTTTAATTTTATACAATTCTTCTTTAGTTAAAGAGCATATTTCATCAGATCAAGGTGTTTGCATAGGCGTACCAATTAATGATATTGCTGCTGAACTTGGCTCAATGCAAGTTGCCAACATGGTAATGATGGGGGCATATTTAGAACTTACTAATTTGTTTTCAGATCAAACCATTCAAAAAATATTACATAAATTTTTAGGCGAGAAAAAAGCTCATATGGTTGATATCAATATGGAAGCCATTCAAAGAGGTAAAGATTATATTAAAGACTCAGGAGTAACTT